The bacterium genome contains a region encoding:
- a CDS encoding multidrug resistance protein: MRFFIAVLMCICVGVGGQLLLKTGVSQAEIGNYFQMLTHPAVIIGGFLYIGSSFLWLLLLQRAHLSYLYPLISVSYVLVVIASCLLFQEIVSPIRWIGVGVICVGVTLVSQS; encoded by the coding sequence ATGCGGTTTTTTATAGCAGTTCTGATGTGTATTTGTGTAGGAGTAGGAGGACAATTATTGTTAAAAACAGGTGTTTCGCAAGCGGAGATAGGTAATTATTTTCAAATGCTAACCCATCCTGCGGTTATCATAGGTGGTTTTCTTTATATCGGAAGCTCTTTCTTATGGCTTTTATTGCTTCAAAGAGCACACCTGAGTTACTTATACCCACTGATTAGTGTCTCGTATGTTCTGGTAGTAATTGCTTCTTGCCTTTTATTTCAGGAAATAGTATCCCCTATTAGATGGATAGGGGTAGGAGTAATTTGTGTGGGAGTAACTTTAGTCTCACAGAGTTAG
- a CDS encoding M42 family metallopeptidase, protein MKDLLKKITDVPKVSGSEDEIRNIIVNEIKEYVDTIEIDKFGNIISIIKGDKKPKVMLAAHMDEIGLMVKFIDEKGFIRFIPIGGINDQMLLNQRITIKTLKGYIPGVIGSRPPHLMDEEEKKKLITYDKMYIDVGAKNYDDVLKMGIQKGDSIFFTRIFTELANNNISAMSLDNSVGCTILISLIKNLKKVPAELYIVFTTQEEVGLKGATVCSYSINPDVALAVDIEIAGDYPEIKKEEADSEIGKGTSFVMSDALGRGLIIHPQVKKWLLDTAKDLNIPYQLHVGGKGGTTDASSIRLAREGIPTGAVSVPIRYAHTPIEVVNLIDMENTMTFLKFAIEKVNKYFPAVQLEIKG, encoded by the coding sequence ATGAAAGATTTATTAAAAAAAATTACAGATGTCCCTAAAGTATCAGGAAGTGAAGATGAAATCAGGAATATTATCGTTAACGAGATAAAAGAGTATGTTGATACAATTGAGATTGATAAATTCGGTAATATTATATCAATCATAAAAGGAGATAAAAAACCAAAAGTAATGTTAGCGGCTCATATGGATGAAATTGGATTAATGGTAAAATTTATAGATGAAAAAGGGTTTATCCGATTTATTCCAATTGGTGGGATTAATGATCAAATGTTACTTAATCAAAGAATAACTATTAAAACCTTAAAAGGGTATATTCCTGGAGTAATAGGTTCGAGGCCTCCACATTTAATGGATGAAGAAGAAAAAAAGAAATTAATAACTTATGATAAGATGTATATTGATGTCGGAGCAAAAAATTATGATGATGTTCTAAAAATGGGTATTCAAAAAGGTGATTCAATCTTTTTTACGCGTATATTTACTGAATTAGCCAATAACAATATCTCGGCTATGTCACTTGATAATAGTGTAGGGTGTACTATTCTTATAAGTCTGATAAAAAATTTAAAAAAAGTCCCGGCTGAATTATATATTGTTTTCACTACCCAGGAAGAGGTTGGTTTAAAAGGAGCTACTGTCTGTAGTTACAGTATTAATCCAGATGTTGCCTTAGCCGTAGATATTGAGATTGCAGGTGACTACCCGGAGATAAAAAAAGAAGAAGCAGACAGTGAAATAGGTAAAGGGACTTCATTTGTAATGTCTGATGCTTTAGGTAGGGGATTAATTATTCATCCTCAAGTTAAAAAATGGTTACTTGATACTGCTAAAGATTTGAATATTCCCTATCAACTACATGTTGGTGGAAAAGGTGGGACAACTGATGCCTCAAGCATTCGCTTAGCCAGAGAAGGAATTCCAACAGGGGCGGTTTCTGTTCCAATACGCTATGCTCATACTCCTATTGAAGTTGTTAATTTAATAGATATGGAAAACACGATGACTTTTCTAAAATTTGCTATAGAAAAGGTAAATAAATATTTTCCAGCTGTGCAATTAGAAATAAAAGGATAA
- a CDS encoding decaprenyl-phosphate phosphoribosyltransferase, producing the protein MMIKEFIQTMRPGQVTKNLLVFAAIIFAQKLCSLEAILETVFAFICFCIISGCGYVFNDILDLKQDRIHPKKKNRPIASGKLKILPSLTLSIGLIIIVLVLSFLIRYQFGFVITGYVLLTIFYSLWLKNIVILDVLALSAGFVFRVVGGAVVIPVVISPWLVGCTMLLALFLSLGKRRHELILLNSSAASHRPILKEYTPAFIDEMIAAVTGSILIAYSFYAFSPEVQKKLNAPYLPLTIIFVLYGIFRYLYLVHQKSAGGNPDVDIIKDKPLLLNILLWIIAVIVIIYWKPMG; encoded by the coding sequence ATGATGATAAAAGAATTTATTCAGACAATGAGGCCAGGACAGGTGACAAAAAATTTACTTGTTTTTGCCGCAATTATCTTTGCCCAGAAATTATGTAGTCTTGAGGCAATATTGGAAACGGTTTTTGCCTTTATTTGTTTTTGTATCATTTCAGGATGTGGCTATGTATTCAATGATATCTTAGATTTAAAACAAGATAGAATTCATCCAAAGAAAAAAAATCGACCAATTGCCTCCGGGAAACTAAAAATTCTTCCATCTTTAACACTATCAATAGGATTAATAATTATTGTTTTAGTCTTATCTTTTTTAATAAGATACCAATTTGGTTTTGTTATTACAGGATATGTACTTTTAACTATATTTTATTCTTTGTGGTTAAAAAACATAGTTATTTTAGATGTTTTAGCCTTATCGGCAGGGTTTGTATTTCGTGTTGTTGGAGGAGCAGTGGTTATCCCGGTTGTAATTTCACCATGGTTAGTAGGATGCACAATGCTGTTAGCCCTGTTTTTGAGTCTGGGCAAAAGAAGACATGAATTGATTCTTTTAAACTCATCTGCCGCCTCTCATAGACCTATTTTAAAAGAATATACCCCGGCATTTATTGATGAAATGATTGCTGCGGTCACGGGCTCAATATTAATTGCCTATTCTTTCTATGCGTTTTCACCTGAGGTTCAGAAAAAACTTAATGCTCCATATTTACCCCTGACCATTATTTTCGTCCTTTATGGAATTTTCCGCTATCTTTATCTGGTACATCAGAAAAGTGCAGGTGGTAATCCAGATGTTGATATTATAAAAGATAAACCACTGCTTCTAAATATCCTATTATGGATAATTGCGGTGATAGTTATTATCTATTGGAAACCAATGGGGTAA
- a CDS encoding EamA family transporter: MPILLAIFICVAIVVTGQLLLKTGVGKPSGKPIPLELIRIFTLPRVIFGFALYIFSAMLWLWILQNVPLSFAYPMLSLAYVLIVFSSKFILKEHVPLIRWIGVVVICIGIFLISQS, translated from the coding sequence ATGCCAATATTATTAGCTATTTTTATCTGTGTTGCGATTGTGGTTACAGGACAGTTGTTGTTAAAAACAGGTGTAGGTAAGCCTTCGGGTAAGCCTATTCCATTAGAATTAATCCGGATATTTACTCTGCCCAGAGTAATCTTTGGATTTGCACTTTATATATTTAGTGCAATGCTCTGGCTGTGGATTTTACAAAATGTCCCTTTGAGTTTTGCTTACCCGATGTTAAGTCTGGCTTATGTCTTGATAGTCTTCTCATCTAAATTCATTCTCAAAGAACATGTGCCTTTGATAAGATGGATAGGTGTAGTAGTTATCTGCATTGGTATATTTTTAATTTCACAAAGTTAG
- a CDS encoding Nif3-like dinuclear metal center hexameric protein → MVTLKQICQFLETELNIAQVKDEAINGLQVEGKKTIEKIACAVDASLETFYEAKKQNVDMIIVHHGLFWGTPQPLTGTLYKRLEVLFKNDISLYAVHLPLDLHPTLGNNAQLMNLFVHKTSQPFGKYHEVPIGYLGNLKKGIDLLDVKQILEQRLNTICRLLDFGRQKIKTIAIVSGGGSDMVKEAIEKEVDLFITGESKLFTYHLARESKINIIFAGHYATETLGVKALAEVLAQKFQIECPFIDIPTGL, encoded by the coding sequence ATGGTTACTTTAAAGCAAATATGCCAATTTCTTGAGACAGAGTTAAATATAGCCCAGGTTAAAGATGAGGCGATAAATGGCTTACAAGTTGAAGGAAAAAAGACAATTGAGAAAATAGCCTGTGCTGTTGATGCCTCATTAGAAACTTTTTATGAGGCAAAAAAACAAAATGTAGATATGATTATTGTTCATCATGGTCTATTTTGGGGAACACCTCAACCTTTAACCGGTACCCTTTATAAACGATTAGAGGTGTTGTTTAAAAATGATATTTCGCTCTATGCTGTGCATTTGCCTTTAGACCTTCATCCAACACTTGGCAATAATGCTCAATTAATGAATTTATTTGTCCACAAAACATCACAACCTTTTGGGAAATATCATGAAGTACCAATTGGGTATTTAGGCAACTTAAAAAAAGGAATTGATTTATTAGATGTTAAACAAATACTTGAGCAAAGGCTGAATACTATTTGTCGATTATTAGATTTTGGTAGACAAAAGATTAAAACCATAGCCATAGTCTCGGGTGGTGGCTCGGATATGGTTAAAGAGGCGATAGAAAAAGAGGTAGATTTATTTATTACTGGCGAATCAAAATTATTTACATATCATTTAGCCAGGGAATCAAAAATCAATATTATCTTTGCTGGTCATTATGCCACTGAGACATTAGGAGTTAAGGCATTGGCAGAGGTTTTAGCCCAAAAATTTCAAATAGAATGTCCTTTTATTGATATTCCAACAGGACTTTAA
- a CDS encoding peptidoglycan DD-metalloendopeptidase family protein, protein MRGYKIFSLILSFLFLSCVPAYTDDINKEKTKLSNITKEIKKKKSKINYLSGQEKNAVHELAKVEIQIKTTADKINLLEKQLTDGQKNIALTQKSVNLTSAQLNRRQQILLKRLTAIYKYRGGDLLGNLLNTDDFTEISKRLYFMSLIAQADTELIEDINNKKNAYLQKKRILQSHHNKLCKIEKSQENFLNKQERLKKNRKRLLTKIQGEKSLYQQQISKLERDSLELKQLIKNLEMRKTHEGKQIVLRGKGDLPWPVKNRKLYRGYGSYKHPKFNAQIVNKGIDILTPQGETVFSVKDGKVVFANWFKGYGMLVMIDHGEGLYSLYAHLSNILVDVGNKVSKGSSIGIVGGPFDSEGYNFHFEIRVNGEPDNPLNWLM, encoded by the coding sequence TATTCTTAAGTTGTGTTCCGGCGTATACTGATGACATCAATAAGGAAAAAACCAAACTCTCTAATATTACAAAGGAAATTAAAAAAAAGAAATCTAAAATAAATTATCTCAGCGGACAGGAGAAAAATGCCGTTCATGAACTTGCGAAAGTAGAAATACAAATTAAAACCACCGCAGATAAAATAAATTTACTTGAAAAACAATTAACCGATGGTCAGAAAAATATTGCTCTCACGCAAAAAAGTGTTAACTTAACCAGTGCTCAGTTAAATAGAAGACAACAAATACTTCTTAAAAGACTTACCGCTATTTATAAATATAGAGGAGGGGATTTATTAGGGAATTTACTGAATACCGATGATTTTACTGAGATTTCTAAACGGCTATATTTTATGTCACTGATTGCCCAGGCAGATACAGAATTAATCGAGGATATAAATAATAAAAAGAACGCTTATCTACAGAAAAAAAGAATATTACAATCTCATCATAATAAGTTGTGTAAGATAGAAAAGTCTCAAGAAAATTTTTTGAATAAACAGGAAAGGCTGAAAAAAAATAGAAAGCGACTTTTGACTAAAATACAAGGTGAAAAATCCCTGTATCAACAACAAATATCTAAATTAGAAAGAGATTCATTAGAATTAAAACAATTAATAAAAAATTTAGAGATGAGGAAAACGCATGAAGGCAAACAAATTGTTCTTCGAGGAAAAGGAGATTTACCCTGGCCAGTAAAAAACCGTAAACTTTATCGTGGCTATGGGAGTTATAAACATCCAAAATTTAATGCTCAGATAGTCAACAAAGGCATTGATATTTTAACTCCCCAGGGAGAAACAGTTTTTTCAGTAAAGGACGGTAAAGTGGTTTTTGCAAACTGGTTTAAAGGATATGGAATGTTGGTGATGATTGACCATGGTGAAGGGCTTTATAGCCTTTATGCACATTTATCAAACATTTTGGTTGATGTTGGTAATAAGGTATCTAAAGGAAGTTCCATAGGTATAGTAGGTGGTCCTTTTGATAGTGAAGGATATAATTTTCATTTTGAAATACGGGTTAACGGCGAACCAGACAACCCGTTAAACTGGCTTATGTAG